Below is a window of Halomicrobium mukohataei DSM 12286 DNA.
TAGTAGTCGGGCAGGTGGTAGATCGCGTACGCCAGCGCCGTCAGGTCGTCGTACTCGACGGGCTGTTGCCGGAGGTACCGCTCTTTGATCGCCCGGATGCGGTCCCGGAGCCGGTCGCCGCTCTCGCCGTCGGGCCAGCCGACGCCCTCGCGCTCGACGAGCAGGTCCTCCAGTCGGCGGACGTGCTCGGCCGGCAGCGCGTCGACTCCCTCGAAGGCCGGTGACGGCGGTTCGTCGCCGATCGGTTCGAACGTCCCGTCCTCGCGTTCGACCAGCCCCAGATCGAACGCCTCCTCTCGGAGGACTCGTCGAACCACGGCGGGGTGGGGCCGACCGTCGACGTATTCACAGATCTCCTCGGGATCGATCGGGCGGACCTGGCGGAGGTACTTCGCGTTCGAGCGGATCGAATCTCTCGTCTCGTCGTTCATTGTAGGCTCTCGTACAGTTCGGTGAACGTCTCGTCGTCGGCCCGCGCGATCTGTCGTGCGGCGGCCGCCACGTCGTCGGCTCCCTCGAACGCCGCCTGGATGTCGGCGTAGACCCGCGCTTCGCCGTCGGTCAACTGCTCGACGAGGTCGAACAGCGCCTCGGAGATCGGCGTCTGGAACGTGTCCGGTACGTCCTCGGCCGCGAGCGCGAACGCCAGCACGGCCGTGTGGGCGCGTGCCTGTACCGTCTCCATCGCCTCGTCGTGCTCGGCCGGCGTCGTCGCGACCAGTTCGTTGCCCCGCGCCGTGAGCCGATCGCGGATCGTCTCGGCGATGGGACCGTCGGCGTCAGTCACCACTGCGAGGTTGCCGGGCGCGTTCTCCGGCGCGAACAACGGGTGGAGGCTGACGCGTTCGATCTCGGGGGCGTGTGCTCGCATCGCGTCGATCGGATCGCGCATACTCCCGGTCACGTCACAGATCGCCCGGTCCGCTCGATCGGCGTACTCCTCGATCACGCTCGCCGCCGCCGGGAGCGGGACGGCGACACAGACGAGGTCGAAGCGCTCTTCGACGGGCGGTGTCAGCGCGCGACCGTCGAGCGCGTCGGCCGCCGCCGC
It encodes the following:
- a CDS encoding prephenate dehydrogenase/arogenate dehydrogenase family protein encodes the protein MRVLVVGAGAMGRWFADSVATADDEIAFVDADETAAAAAADALDGRALTPPVEERFDLVCVAVPLPAAASVIEEYADRADRAICDVTGSMRDPIDAMRAHAPEIERVSLHPLFAPENAPGNLAVVTDADGPIAETIRDRLTARGNELVATTPAEHDEAMETVQARAHTAVLAFALAAEDVPDTFQTPISEALFDLVEQLTDGEARVYADIQAAFEGADDVAAAARQIARADDETFTELYESLQ